The Heyndrickxia acidicola sequence TATTGCTACAGGCGGGCATGCGAACCTTATTGCGAAAGAATCTAAAATTATTGACATAGTGGACCCATTCCTGACATTAAAAGGTCTGCGGTTAATTTATAAACGGAATACAAATGAAAGGATGGAAGTTAGTGAGCGATTATCTAATTAAAGCACTTGCATATAATGGCCAGGTACGGGCTTACGCAGTTAACAGTACTGAAACAGTTGGAGAAGCTCAAAAACGCCATTATACATGGCCTACTGCTTCTGCAGCCCTTGGCCGTGCAATGACTGCTGGGGTCATGATGGGTGCCATGTTAAAAGGCGATGATAAAATTACTGTTAAGGTTGAGGGCGGCGGCCCAATCGGAGTAATTATCGTTGACAGCAATGCTAGGGGAGATGTACGAGGGTATGTTACAAATCCGCAAACCCATTTTGATCTAAATGAGCATGGAAAACTGGATGTTCGCAGAGCAGTGGGTACGGAAGGTACGCTGACTGTAGTAAAGGATTTGGGTCTTAGAGAGAACTTTTCTGGTCAGGTCCCGATTGTGTCAGGCGAACTGGGAGAGGATTTCACATACTATTTTGTTGCATCTGAGCAAGTTCCGTCATCTGTTGGTGTAGGGGTATTAGTGAATCCGGACAATTCGATTCTTGCATCTGGAGGATTTATTATTCAACTTCTTCCGGGAACGGACGAAAGTGTTATTGAGGAACTGGAAAAAAGAATTCAAACCACTCCTCCTATTTCTAAACTGATTCAACAAGGATTAACGCCTGAAGAGATTTTGACAAGCCTGCTTGGTGAAGGAAATGTAAAGATTTTAGAAAAAATGCCCATTCAATTTAAGTGCAATTGCTCAAAGGAAAGATTCGGAGCGGCCATTATTAGCTTGGGCAAAGAAGAAATTCGCGACATGATTGAAGAGGATGGACAAGCTGAAGCCCAGTGCCATTTCTGCAATAATAAGTATAAATTCTCTAAAGTAGAACTCGAAGAACTTTTGGAAGAAGCGAAATAAACATTTAAACTATCTCTAATGTGAAGGATTACTCTTTTCACATTAGGGTTTTTTCATTTTGAAACAAAGAAGGAGACTGGGAAAATAAACCTAGTATCATCACATAATATTTGAAACCGCTTCATATATTTTTCTATCCCATTTGAAACACCTCAGGAAAAAGTGCAGGAGTATAGCAGGGTATTAGTAAAAGTGCTGCTTTTACAGTATTGCAGATTGTTTGACTTTCCTGTATGAGAGTGCTAAATTCTAAGTATTAATACCTACAAAAATTGTCGGA is a genomic window containing:
- the hslO gene encoding Hsp33 family molecular chaperone HslO codes for the protein MSDYLIKALAYNGQVRAYAVNSTETVGEAQKRHYTWPTASAALGRAMTAGVMMGAMLKGDDKITVKVEGGGPIGVIIVDSNARGDVRGYVTNPQTHFDLNEHGKLDVRRAVGTEGTLTVVKDLGLRENFSGQVPIVSGELGEDFTYYFVASEQVPSSVGVGVLVNPDNSILASGGFIIQLLPGTDESVIEELEKRIQTTPPISKLIQQGLTPEEILTSLLGEGNVKILEKMPIQFKCNCSKERFGAAIISLGKEEIRDMIEEDGQAEAQCHFCNNKYKFSKVELEELLEEAK